A DNA window from Moorella thermoacetica contains the following coding sequences:
- the fliJ gene encoding flagellar export protein FliJ, which produces MAGFHFSLEKVHSYKLSLEKQLKLQLAESRRRQAEAEASLERYRSLRAGAPAIEGAVAVEELIQKAAYLEALDGRIACQQEEVARASRVVTEGREKVQAAMQERKVLDRLRERQFQDYKYNLAREEQKQVDEAAGSRFYRRTFE; this is translated from the coding sequence ATGGCTGGTTTTCACTTTTCCCTGGAAAAAGTCCATTCCTATAAATTATCCCTTGAGAAGCAGCTTAAGCTCCAACTGGCCGAGTCTCGCAGGCGCCAGGCAGAAGCCGAGGCTAGTCTAGAGCGTTACCGAAGCCTGCGCGCCGGTGCTCCGGCAATTGAGGGCGCCGTAGCGGTGGAAGAACTCATCCAGAAAGCGGCTTACCTGGAAGCCCTGGACGGCCGCATCGCCTGCCAGCAGGAAGAGGTCGCCCGGGCGAGCCGCGTGGTCACCGAGGGGCGGGAGAAAGTCCAGGCGGCCATGCAGGAGCGCAAAGTCCTGGACCGGCTGAGGGAACGCCAGTTCCAGGACTATAAGTACAACCTGGCCCGGGAGGAGCAAAAGCAGGTGGACGAGGCTGCCGGCAGCCGCTTTTACCGCCGCACATTTGAATAG